The nucleotide window TGACAACCGTCAAACTTAGAAGTGCAATGATgcaaagcctataataaaggcaactatcatTTCGTGAATAGTGTgaatgaagaagtctcgaaaaaAGGGTGTAGAATTGCAGAACCAATCAGAAAGTGACACGTATGTAAAGCATTAAATAGAagggacaattgaagcgtcagtaTTGTCATAATATTAATTACGGcaaaaattccctttttatgaagatccacttcctaattatttaattgataaataaatggaaagtgggggacTATCCGTattgaaaaaaaaactgaatttacattgtaggtgacgtggcatgacacgtggactggtcaaatggtcaaaacacaataaataaccaagaggcacgggcgacaacagataagggaaaaagaaagcaacataggtgtggaccgttactaaaataggtacaagtctcgtacctattcgagtcatttaaagaccgaagatcggaagaagttgaagatacgaatctgatgacgtaaaagagtctaaatacaacattaagtatcaaatacgttagaatatttgaattaaatagaaatgattgtgtaacgtttcttttaatgtcatttattgctcataattgcctcattaagacaaaggcattacatcttctcctagaatcaactataaaaggagaaggactcaacatctgtagagacacgaaatactattgagatcttactgaaatacaaaactatttactgctttaccatcattctcaaaaacattttattttcgtctcctgattatcagtaacccgaatttctttttagctttaaccaaagactcagatttttggttaaacaatgtGCTAGGCTGTTGCTGAAATTTCCCTTTGTGCTTGATATTAGTTTTGGTCTTATAAGGTAGCCTTACAAATTTTATGCCTTGCGTATGCAATTATTCGACTATGAAAGGTATCTGTTTGAATCCTTCTGCTGCTGATTTTTCCAATTAGGGAGGTGGCTCAACGTGCATTGACCTTGTAATCCaatgttatttatttttaatccATCTATCCACTTGGATATGACAATGAAACATCTTTATTCAGTTCATAAGGAGATTTCCTTGATGTGATCTGAGCAAAACTATCTATTTAAATTGGTTTATCTAGTAGTTGGCATAAATTAGGAACCTTATGCATCTGAAAATGCTCTCTGACACCTAATTTATTGGACATGTTATTGGCAGCTTTATCCCTCAATTTCTCATGTGAAGTTGAGTAACAAGAAAGCGGCTTTTGGTAGCAGAAAATGTACCTCAATCAGGGCATCTCTATCACCCTCGGAGTCTGGACGTTCAGCTGCCCCTATTGCTCCACTTCAGCTGGAATCTCCAATTGGCCAATTTCTCTCTCAGATTTTGACAAGTCACCCACATCTTGTCCCTGCTGCTGTAGATCAGCAGCTTGAACAGCTTCAAACTGAACGCGACTCAGAGCAACAGAAGGAAGAACCATCTGCAACCGGTACTGACATTGTCTTGTACAGGTTAGCCCAGGCTTCTTTGAAACTCATATCCCCCGCCCTCCCCCCTTCCAAAAAAAAGGGGTTTCTCCAAAAAGTTATTGTCTTCTGTTATGGTATTTATCACTGCTGTGAGGTCTAATTTGTTGCATGGTCACTTTTCTAAACTATCAGGAGAATTGCTGAGGTTAAGGCTAATGACAGGAAAAAAGCTTTAGAGGAGATATTGTATGCTTTGGTGGTGCAGAAATTTATGGATGCCAATGTATCTTTAGTTCCTGCAATCAGTCCGCCTTCATCTGAACCTTCTGGTCGGGTTGATACATGGCCCAGCCAAGACGATAAGTTTGAGCATCTTCATTCAGCAGAAGCTAATGAGATGATTCAAAACCACCTGGCTCTCATTCTAGGAAGTCGATTGGGTGATAATTCTGCAGTGGCTCAAATAAGTAAATTAAGAGTAGGCCAAGTTTATGCAGCATCAGTTATGTATGGATATTTCCTCAAGAGAGTGGACCAGAGGTTTCAGCTAGAAAAGACCATGAAAGTCCTTCCTCAGGGTGTAGACGATGAAGATGGTAGCTTTCGGCAAGTGGGAGGAGAGGAGATTAGGTCTGGTGATAGGAGTGATACTTCTTCCAGGGTAACACAATCCCATCCAGAATTGTCATCATGGTCTGCAGGTAGTGCGGGTACTGGAGGGTTTGGCCATGGGATAAAGCCCTCAAGATTGAGAAACTATGTGATGTCATTTGATGGGGAGACACTCCAGAGATATGCCACCATCAGATCCAAAGAGGCCATAGGCATAATTGAGAAACACACCGAAGCACTATTCGGTAGACCTGAGATTGTTATCACCCCTCAAGGCACTGTTGACTCTTCTAAAGATGAACTTCTTAAGATCAGTTTTGGAGGGCTGAGGCGGCTTGTTCTAGAGGCTGTAACTTTTGGGTCTTTCCTCTGGGATGTTGAGAGCTATGTTGACTCAAGATACCATTTCGTtgcaaattaaaaatattggagcCTCCATGGTTTTAGATTTATGCCGGAGGCTTACAAACATAGTGCAGTAGCATGTGCTAAGGGAATGACAGTGGATCATGTGCTTGTTGACTTGTATATACATATTTCGTATTTGACATTATTTAACAAGAGTGTGTTTCCATAATAACATGATTACAAGACGTTTACATGATTACATGGCAGAGGTGAACACCTACATTCCCCTTCCTCCTTTTCACTTAAGCCCCAATAAAGTGTCGGTCTTGGTGCAATTAGGGAGGAACACAACATTTGTTTCCTCGATATTTTGTATCCATTGTCTTGTATGTCCCGTTCATGCTTTAGTGCCTATTCCATTTTCTGCTTAAAGCAGTGACGTCTATTACTTCGTGGCTTGTTTGATTGACGGAAGATTGAAACAAGCAGGATATATTTTGCTGTTGACATCATTGTCTTCGATTTTGGCATGATTGCTATTAAACCCTCTATTATTGTAGTGAAAGTCAATTTCAGTGTTTAGAGCTTTGCAATAGAGAACTCATCTCCCCAGTTGCGGTCTGTCTCTCTCTACTATTGCTTTGAATGAAGGTGTATCTTTGAGTAGGAATTGCACTGGGTATCCACTTTGACCTCTATCTCTATTTAAGTTATATTCtgtttttaaaaactatttaaaGTTTAGATACTGCTTGCCCTTCAAGCGTTGTGGTGTTTTGTTAGGCATTATAACTGTGGCTATTGATGTCTTCTCAGTGAGGATCATGTACAGTAAAATGATGTCAGTATAGGCGTTATTTCTTCACCGGGTATTATAGTCTGGCTTAAGACGATAATTGCAAGCTGTATGTATCTTCTTGTGCTGTCCCGCGCTCTCTTAGCCTGGTGATGTCTTGCACAGAGACAACAGGAGGCTATTAGTGTTGTGTAGCTATGCCAACTTTAGACTTGGGGTATGACAACTTCAGACGTTCAGGTCTGAAGTTGGGTTTTGCTATGTTTGATCTTAAACATTATTTTCTGGGCACGCAGTTAGGCTTGGGAGTCCTCAAATTCAGACTCGTATAAAATATTCAATTTCAGTCCTACAGGTCATAAGTTGATTCTGAAATGGCTATTCTTAAATACTTTGGAACTTTCGTCTAGTCTTGAACAACAATGAAAACACACACGTTTTAGGGTCAAGTATTTGATGTCCTTGGCTTATAGTAGACtcgaaaaagagaaaataagtcAAAGTGGATGAGAAAGCGGCTAATTCACAACAGAGCAGCAAAGGAATCTTATAGTATTAGTGAGTATGGAATTGAATGATGATTTAGTTGTGGAGATCATCTCCTACTTGCCGTTGAAGCTTTCAGTTCAATGTAAAGTTTTAAGCAAGGATTTTAATAGTAAGATTTCTGATCCTAAATTTTCTCAAACTTGGTTCCAACATCAAAACATCTCTACACTACTCATTTATTCATCATACAAAAGTTTCAACAAACTCTCCATGAACTCTATTCCGTCCTATCATTGTCACACGACCTTACCGCTTAATGTTTCAATTTTGGCCTCCTGTAAGGGTCTGCTTCTCCTTCAATTTCACGAATTTACGGCTTCCTGTGTTTTCAATCCTCTAACTGGGGCACATCAATTGATACCATTACCAgaggctacaaaaaattattttaccaGATTTGATAGTACAGGCTTAGCTGTTGATTATATATCCTACTTCAGATCAATATAAATTGGTAACAATTGGGGAGCTGGCTGGAGCACATGGGTACAAGCTTCACGTATTTTCATCGAAGCGATCTGTCGTGTGGCACGAATTCAAATTGAAAATGTATTCGGGCAATACTGTCAGCTATTTGGCTTTTAATAGTAAACCTGTTTACGTGAATGATTCCTTGCATTGGCTCAGACGAACTGATGGTAGTGTTGTTGCTTTTGATACAAAGAGAGAGCATGTTAAAATTACTAATAGTCCGGAGTTCATCAGTTGTCATGATTCGGTAACAATGGTAGGCCTGATTTTGATACATGGTCAGGGACGGCGCAAGGTTTACTTACTCTTGTTTGCGTTTTCAAGAAATCCATAGTCATTGCTAATTATGATTACGTAAGCAGCAACTGGAGAGTATCCCACACTTTGGACAACTTCATTACGGTTGTGGACGGCTATAATTATGGTTTCCCAATCTGGATTGACGGCAAACAGGTTCTTTTCCTAGTAAATCATTACCTGGAATTGCATAACTATTTGTAGACGTATGATTCTGAGATCAATGGGTATAAAATTGCAGCAACTCCGAAGAAAGACAATGTAATTAGTCGTTACCTCTGTTCATTTGAACCAACGTTAGCCAGTGTCCATAAGACACTCTCAGACACAATCCGCGCTAAACATATGACAGCTATTATTGCAATGTTAGATCAGCTCAAACAATTTATTACTGAAGCCACCAGTTAGTTTCAGttcaattttgtattttaatttattacaAGTTGTTTCTATGTCCTAGAGGAGAGTACTGAACTTATTAAGAACAGTTTTGGAGGGTTGAGGCATCTTGTTTTGGAGGCTGTAACTTTTGGGTCTTTCCTCTGGGATGTTGAGAGCTATGTTGACTCGCGATACCATTTTCTGGGCGGTTTGATTGATTAAAATGTTGAAATAACTAGGAGGGTAGCTCTTACCATTCATATTTTTAGATATGGATACTAACGTAGTATATGACTATATGTTGAAGTAACTAGTTTCTACTCCCACCGGtctactttaattgatttttgggCATGACTTGGATTCGACCTTGTATAGTGATTCTATTTTTGTGGTCACATTCGTTTACATGAGAAGGGAAAGATTGTCCACTCTGTTTCTTGTATGTACTTTTATTACTTTGTTGCCGCAGTCAATTATACCTTCTTACGACAGTGTAAAACATGGGCATTCATAAGGAAGCTCAAGGTTAAGAAACAAGATAAATCAACAACTTttacttatattttatttaatggGTGAAAAGTGAAAGGAGAAACCATAGTAGTACATATTACATAATGGTAAGATCAGAAACAAGAGTGAGGGGGAAAGCATGGTATAATGGATGGGTTTGGTAATTAGGCAATTAGACCTTATCTTTGCTCCTACAAATTATTGATTGGCAATAGGCAATACCATATCCAAACATCTTTATCTTGTATGTGTATTCTGAATGAGAATAACCCTTCCAAATTCTGTGTTTTGAAGTAGCAATATTCAGCTGAACCAATAAGCTTCTTCTTTTAAGCAAGCAACAGTGTATCCAATTTGGTTAATTACTTTGCAAAGTAAAATTATCTATGCAGGGGCGTATGCATAACTTTTTACAAACGGTATCACATTTAAAGAAGGAACAAATAGCCTCATTACTTATTACTTATTTTCTTCatagtaaaaaaattaaaatgcgCGTTATCCTGCTGGTTATAAGAAATTTTCGTCTATATCCTGCTCAACCTTCCTTTTTCTCCGAACAAAATAAGCTTCAAAATTTTCCAGAACATAGTTACTAAGGAGAGCCGGAAACTAGACCTAGAGGAAATGAGGCAGTTGCCAAACCACTGGACCAAGAAGAGAGCGTCACTCCtgtgagatatatatatatatacacgtatttgataaaattttcaTATTATTTGTATGACATTTGGTAAAACATTTTGACGAAAGCGCTGTCACATGACACCGCTCTGTGTCTATGTCCTAGTTGTCAATTCACATTACCATCCCATTTTTGAACTTACAATTAGGGACGGAGGGAGAGCATTAGCTACGGGTTCGGATGAATCCAGTAGCTTTTGCTCAAACCCAGTAACTAAGACCAATTATGGCTTCGGTGACGAATTcaaaacccataaacttcaaattctagcTCCGCCAGTGCTTACAATTTTCATGGACTCAAGTGTGTGCGTCGTTTTTTGTACACGACTGTGTCCTTACGCCATGTTAAAGAGCCCAATAACACAGTAACTCAGTTTTAGGCTTCAAGTTTATAGAGAAACGCGCAAGTTCTTAACATGACATGACATCTGTTTACACATTTTCTCCCCTCTTTTTAcgttttcctttttccttttgggaAATCGTTTCCCATAGTCAGAACTGCATCAAGGAGTACCAACatgaaaatttaatttttcaaaactttcTAGGGGGCAATATATACAATACCCATGTGACTTATTAGGAGCACAAAATACTAGGAATTGCGCCAAAAAAATGATTTTCGATAGTACATTGTTATCTTGAGTAATTATGATGCAATAGACATGCAACCTAAAAAGAGAAATATTGAATGAATTAAACGCATAGCAGTACTATTATCAAAACATATACCGAGTACAATTATATATGTAACATGAAGGAACCGATATACCAACTACACATCAAACCATCCCTTCTGTTTATGAATGTACTAATTCTAATACTAAGGATGGAAGTATTATTGCTGACTATACAATACAGTGCAGTAATGAATGATGAAAGTATTATTACTGGCTATACTATGAAAACCTCTCCATTTTCAGAATGCCTATACCTCTGTTTTTGCCTTGTTCGGTTTCTTGGGCCTTTTAACATTCTTATCAAATCTGATTTCGTACTTGATCTCAGGAACATTCAGTGCTTCAATAATAACTGTATCCCCAATTTCCAACTCGTGTTTGGCCGCGTACTCAAACCAACCTTCTCTAAGATATAACCCCAAATTTGTTTTCACAACTGACATCTTCCACTCCTTCTTCTCTTCACCACTTTGATCAGTTAGTGTTATATCAGCAGGTGCTtgaagaggagttttcagttTATCTAAGTATTTCCGAAGTAGCCTCAATCCCTCCATACGTTTGAGATCCGAATGCCTTAAGTTCTTACGAAGCACTGTTTCCACATTAATATTGGAACTGCAATTTCAAAATATGGCTACTTTAGAAACCAGAAacaattcaaaatgaaaaaagaaaaagaatcaaattGACATACCTCTCTATTTCTGGCACCTCATCAACAAAAAAATCATATACATCAATATGACCATAGTAGGAGTCGTCACTTTCTTGGTCAGCTTCGACTTCAGATTTTCCAGCATCAGCCACAATCCTGTGGAACCATAAACCATCTTTCTTTTTAGGCTCAGatattaaagaaaattgaaataaaGTTTGTTtcttgataattttttttttcaaaagaaagttACATACTCATTGTTATGATCTTGAGTGTTCTTCTCTTCGATTACCGCTTTTCCGGCATCGGCTTCTTTCTCAGCGACAGTCCTGTGGAACCATAAAATATCTCTCTTTTACTCATCAGTTAAAGAAAACCgaaagaaaattgaaataaaGTTTGTTTCTTGATGATTAATTTTTTCAGAAGAAATTTACATACTTATTGTTATGATCTTGAGTGCTCTTCTCTTTGACTACCGATTTTCCGGCATCAGCTTCTTTTTCAGCGACAATCCTGTGGAACCATAAACCATCTTTCTTTTTACTCATAAATTAAAAAAGTTAAAGAAAACTGAAATAAAATTTGTTTCATAATGAACAAAATGTAACGAAAGTTACATACTCATTAGCAGTGAGATTCCCCAGAGTGTTATTGGTGTGTACAGCATCAGGTGCGTCACTTTTTTCATCCGCCATTTTTGAGTTTCTTGGAGCGAACTGGGCTTGTAATTCAGAGAGCGAGAAAGAGAACAGAGAGAATACTAAAAGGGCTCTTTTCTGACTTAACTACTAGTACTATTTATACTAAAACTTTGAGGTGTGGGGCTGTGGGCGGGAACAATATTATACCGTATCTATGTAGTATTAATTAAAAACACTAAGTAATGAATAGCACGATGATAAAATgcaaggaaaaaaaatataaagaactaaaaaaatattatttgtttgtgTTCATTACtttaaagtcttttttttttcgttAAGTAAAAGTTATTAAACTTTGTATTCATTAcctaaaaatcattttttttacttttaatacacaaaaattattttactttgctctaCTTATCACAATAGCCATCCTGtctatattttataatatttttacttaaaaaagtctattatgcccttgacaTTATAAATTCTCCCATTTATGTAAgaccttctatattatatattttttacctaagtattttacttataagtaaataatttatattattttatttataattttaaaaatatatctatacatttaatttttttaaaatataaaaacaataaataatatttgtttttaaaatttatttgaaaTACTAAAACAGATTTATTTAACAAATGATTTTTTTATAGTCagtaaaacttaaaataaaattctaTGATATTTGTGCTTAATATTAAGTTTTATAAAGTTTTAActcttaatattatttatttagaaGTACTAGTCTAATGTGTCAGTGTGAGTATTTTGTATATTAGATTAACGAATATGGCTTGGGAATAAATCTATGAGCTTCGATtttataattttcattaaaaatattttattaggcaTGGTTAAGAATATTAACTTGAGATTTGTTTATAGTAATGTTGCTGACAAATTTAATAATGCTACctatatatcttgaaaattatcgttaagaaaaaattaattgcacaaatatattataaaaataataaataaagtaatataaattttattataattataaataaatacttagGTAAAATATATTATACAttatataatatagaaggtattacaaTAAATAGGAAAATTTATAGTGTCAAGGGTATAACAGATTTTTCAGGTAAAAGCATTATAAAATCTGGTCGAAATGACTATTGGGTAATAAATACAAATTTGAATAACTTTTACGTAACAAAAAAGTAACTTTTGAGAATGAACACAAAGCTGAACAATCGCCCATGAAATTTACTCTATTTTTACaaacttattcaattttcttggaatttttttttatcgTCAACTGACAAAAAATATAAGTGATGTTcatgtaacaacaacaacaaccacccagtagAATTTCACTAGTGAAGTCTatggagggtagagtgtacgtagaccttaccccctATTTGGAGGGGTAGATAAGCTGTTTTCAAGAGACCCTCGACTCGATGTTCATATAGCATAAATTAAAtctaatatttaataataaatagATCGAATACTAAAGTACAAGTGAATACAAACTCGCACTTAGGTGAACTTAAACTATCTCAATTTCAATTGAACCTATTAATTAATTAACCACTGGACCAAAAACCTATTGAAGATATAGGCTAAAATTATATCAGAATCTAATGATAAAGATTGCATTTTGGCTCAGATATTTAATGGTAGGAAAATTAACCTAAAACTCCTATTTTTATATTccatatatatacttttaagtcCTATCATGTGTCAATTTTAGCAAAAAAAATTAGGAAACCTCGCCTAAAGTGCCTCAACGTTCTTTCACTTCCTCTGAACAAAATAGCTTATTTTTAGTGATAATTTGAGTTTTCTGCTACACTTTGCAAAACTCTCTACTTAGCAgttaattaattaacaaattatgCAGCTTGTTAAATTTACTTATTATCAAAAATATatttgtataaaatatttttctcattcaATGCTATTTCTATGTCTACCCCTAAGATTTTAGAACTTCTTGATGATCTacttgtatgggtcaaaatctagcCAGAAAAGAATCTGCATGGAAAGGGACGGCAAAAAGTTACTTGGGTCAAAGTCGTATCTATACAACGCTACAACAACACGCACCTCGGCCACGACCGAGGTCATGTATTCAGAACGCTTGAGTGACGAATTGGGTGTTACGGCATTTCAAAGGATCAACCGGTAATATAGTCAAATAATTTAAGTATTATGGTTAATGACCGTTGGGTAAAGGAGAAGACCTAGTATATAAACTaagtgagaagaagaagaagaagaaaaggggtTGAAAGAAATCCACACACACAGACATGTTCCCTGAGAGGAGGAGGGatcttcatctctctctctctctcttcacgaAGGAGAAAGAAGCAAGGAAGCTCAGATCAATATATATCGTTAGTCTCATCATATCAAATGTATGAGGTTCTACCCTGTTAAAGATTGGTGACCCTTTTCATAtgtatattcttcattattgtttAAAGTTATGAAAATCACCATCCTCtttgatgggttttcaatatctttgccttatgcttcttatgttttgatgatctaacaaacttattgtcaagaaccagataaagaACCTCACCCACCTGGTGTACTTTTCAAATGAACAATGTTTAGTCTGATCTCCAACAAGTGAGTGAACAACCATAAAgaagaacacaacagggacctggtcccttagagTTCTCCGACAGAAGTACAAGTGAAATGTACAGATGGAACGTAACAGCGGATAGTGACTATCCACAACTGTTACAAAGAGGAACATAACAGAGACCTGATCCCTTATGGTTATCTGATAGAAGTACAAGTTAACTATACAGCTGGAAcacaactgcagaaagtgactgtcTGCAAGTATACACGCGACAATGca belongs to Nicotiana tabacum cultivar K326 chromosome 6, ASM71507v2, whole genome shotgun sequence and includes:
- the LOC142182133 gene encoding uncharacterized protein LOC142182133, translating into MYSGNTVSYLAFNSKPVYVNDSLHWLRRTDGSVVAFDTKREHVKITNSPEFISCHDSKSIVIANYDYVSSNWRVSHTLDNFITVVDGYNYGFPIWIDGKQTYDSEINGYKIAATPKKDNVISRYLCSFEPTLASVHKTLSDTIRAKHMTAIIAMLDQLKQFITEATKESTELIKNSFGGLRHLVLEAVTFGSFLWDVESYVDSRYHFLGGLID
- the LOC107779811 gene encoding uncharacterized protein LOC107779811, coding for MADEKSDAPDAVHTNNTLGNLTANEIVAEKEADAGKSVVKEKSTQDHNNKTVAEKEADAGKAVIEEKNTQDHNNEIVADAGKSEVEADQESDDSYYGHIDVYDFFVDEVPEIESSNINVETVLRKNLRHSDLKRMEGLRLLRKYLDKLKTPLQAPADITLTDQSGEEKKEWKMSVVKTNLGLYLREGWFEYAAKHELEIGDTVIIEALNVPEIKYEIRFDKNVKRPKKPNKAKTEV
- the LOC107779810 gene encoding UV-B-induced protein At3g17800, chloroplastic is translated as METATAFGSSFSICYRPTKASLGGSDFVRFGSQFRNSPSGIKLYPSISHVKLSNKKAAFGSRKCTSIRASLSPSESGRSAAPIAPLQLESPIGQFLSQILTSHPHLVPAAVDQQLEQLQTERDSEQQKEEPSATGTDIVLYRRIAEVKANDRKKALEEILYALVVQKFMDANVSLVPAISPPSSEPSGRVDTWPSQDDKFEHLHSAEANEMIQNHLALILGSRLGDNSAVAQISKLRVGQVYAASVMYGYFLKRVDQRFQLEKTMKVLPQGVDDEDGSFRQVGGEEIRSGDRSDTSSRVTQSHPELSSWSAGSAGTGGFGHGIKPSRLRNYVMSFDGETLQRYATIRSKEAIGIIEKHTEALFGRPEIVITPQGTVDSSKDELLKISFGGLRRLVLEAVTFGSFLWDVESYVDSRYHFVAN